The following coding sequences lie in one Haematobia irritans isolate KBUSLIRL chromosome 3, ASM5000362v1, whole genome shotgun sequence genomic window:
- the LOC142229722 gene encoding annexin B10-like, giving the protein MDYDPIPTVVPAEPLDVEADTAALRAAMKGFGTDEQAIIDILTARSNSQRQQIKENFLREYGRDLIEDLKSELGGKFEDVIVALMMTPVQYLCKQLHKAMAGMGTNESALVEILCTKTNEEMAEIVACYENMYDRPLAEHMCSETSGHFRRLLTLIVTGVRDPVGTVDPDKAKEQAEQLYNAGEAKLGTDEEVFNRIMAHGSFAQLRLVFDEYKQLSGQTIEQAIKHEMSGELHEAMMAIVECVQSPPAFFANRLFKAMDGMGTDDTTLIRIIVSRSEIDLGNIKEEFERIYNRTLVSAVKSETSGDYKRALCALIGGA; this is encoded by the exons ATGGATTATGAT CCGATTCCTACTGTGGTACCTGCAGAACCTCTAGATGTGGAAGCAGACACTGCAGCTTTAAGGGCCGCTATGAAAGGATTTGGAACCGATGAGCAGGCAATCATTGATATACTTACAGCCCGCTCGAATTCCCAACGTCAACAAATAAAGGAGAACTTTTTGCGTGAATATGGAAGAGATTTGATTGAGGATTTAAAAAGTGAATTGGGAGGAAAATTTGAAGATGTCATCGTAGCCCTTATGATGACTCCCGTCCAATATTTGTGCAAGCAATTGCATAAAGCTATGGCTGGTATGGGAACTAATGAGAGCGCATTGGTTGAAATCCTATGCACTAAGACTAATGAAGAAATGGCCGAAATTGTGGCATGCTATGAGAATATGTACGACCGCCCATTGGCCGAACATATGTGCAGTGAGACTTCGGGTCATTTTCGACGTTTGCTGACATTAATTGTAACTGGAGTACGTGACCCTGTGGGCACTGTAGATCCTGATAAGGCCAAAGAGCAAGCTGAACAATTGTACAATGCTGGCGAAGCTAAATTGGGCACCGATGAAGAGGTCTTTAATCGTATCATGGCACATGGAAGTTTTGCCCAACTGCGTTTGGTATTCGATGAATATAAACAGTTATCGGGCCAAACAATTGAGCAGGCTATTAAACATGAAATGAGTGGGGAATTGCATGAAGCCATGATGGCAATTG TTGAATGCGTTCAATCGCCGCCAGCCTTCTTTGCCAATCGTCTATTTAAGGCTATGGATGGTATGGGTACGGATGATACTACTCTTATACGAATTATTGTCTCTCGATCAGAGATAGATTTGGGTAATATCAAAGAAGAGTTTGAACGTATTTATAATCGTACTCTCGTCAGTGCTGTGAAG TCCGAGACTTCTGGAGATTATAAGAGAGCCTTGTGTGCCTTAATCGGTGGAGCCTAA
- the LOC142232106 gene encoding annexin B10-like, translating to MMDYQAVPTVVPVQPFDAATDAAALRAAMKGFGTDEQAIIDILTSRSNAQRQQIKDEFLREFGRDLIDDLKSELGGKFEDVILALMMPPAQYLCKHLHKAMAGMGTDETTLVEILCTKSNEEMAEIVACYENMYDRPLAEQMCSETSGHFRRLLTLIVTGVRDPVGSVDATKAKEQAEQLYNAGEAKLGTDEEVFNRILSHCSFAQLRLVFDEYKELSGQTLEQAIKHEMGGEMHEAMMAIVECVQSPAAFFANCLFKAMSGAGTDDTALIRIIVSRSEIDLGNIKDEFERLFDRTLVSAIRSETSGDYKRALCALIGGA from the exons ATGATGGATTATCAA GCCGTTCCAACCGTTGTTCCAGTGCAACCTTTTGATGCAGCGACAGATGCTGCAGCTCTTCGCGCAGCTATGAAAGGTTTTGGAACCGATGAACAGGCAATAATTGACATTCTAACATCTCGAAGCAATGCCCAACGTCAACAGATTAAGGACGAATTTTTGCGGGAATTTGGTCGTGACCTGATTGATGATTTGAAAAGTGAACTTGGGGGCAAATTCGAAGATGTTATCTTAGCTCTGATGATGCCCCCAGCCCAGTATTTGTGCAAACATTTACACAAAGCTATGGCTGGAATGGGTACCGATGAGACAACTCTTGTGGAAATACTTTGCACCAAATCTAATGAAGAAATGGCCGAAATAGTGGCATGCTATGAGAATATGTATGACCGTCCATTGGCTGAACAAATGTGCAGTGAAACATCGGGTCATTTTCGTCGTTTGTTGACCTTAATTGTGACTGGCGTAAGAGATCCAGTTGGTTCTGTAGATGCAACAAAGGCCAAAGAGCAAGCCGAGCAATTATATAATGCTGGCGAAGCTAAATTGGGCACCGATGAGGAGGTTTTCAATCGTATACTATCCCATTGCAGTTTCGCTCAACTACGTTTGGTGTTTGACGAATATAAGGAATTATCGGGGCAAACATTGGAGCAAGCAATCAAACATGAAATGGGTGGTGAAATGCATGAAGCAATGATGGCTATTG tGGAATGTGTTCAATCTCCTGCAGCCTTCTTCGCAAACTGTCTTTTTAAAGCAATGTCTGGGGCTGGTACAGACGACACAGCTTTAATACGCATTATTGTCTCACGATCTGAAATAGATTTGGGAAATATTAAAGATGAATTTGAGCGTTTATTCGATCGTACTTTGGTTAGTGCGATTAGG TCGGAAACATCTGGAGATTATAAAAGAGCTCTTTGTGCTTTAATTGGCGGTGCCTAA